In Palaemon carinicauda isolate YSFRI2023 chromosome 38, ASM3689809v2, whole genome shotgun sequence, a single window of DNA contains:
- the LOC137630363 gene encoding uncharacterized protein, whose amino-acid sequence MEEMKRCIFRDSLEDMFDIAHSKAMEAKIPEEDKAFLKAQREDRQSCSMAGVDEKLKQATEEKRRKRQRMEMKKKDAAASSSTLDRNVALESSTSSSSANKDTEDDFKSPTPATSRRRRLPQENKLTKELTLAWERDNLSVRAATSSYAAAVKSLGHDIERITVSRSSIHRARVKNREEIAMSLSFKPEVPWCCIGTASCHPV is encoded by the coding sequence ATGGAAGAAATGAAGAGATGCATCTTCAGAGACAGCCTCGAAGATATGTTCGACATCGCGCATTCTAAGGCAATGGAAGCGAAGATCCCCGaggaagacaaggcattcttgaagGCTCAGAGGGAGGACCGGCAGAGCTGCTCCATGGCTGGCGTGGACGAGAAGCTGAAACAAGCGACTGAGGAGAAGAGACGTAAGAGACAAAGGatggagatgaagaagaaggacgCGGCTGCTTCGTCATCCACTCTTGATCGTAACGTGGCTTTAGAGTCTTCTACTTCATCCTCATCAGCCAACAAAGACACGGAGGACGATTTCAAATCCCCGACACCAGCTACATCTCGACGCCGTCGACTTCCCCAGGAGAACAAGCTCACCAAGGAGCTGACCCTTGCCTGGGAACGCGACAACCTGTCCGTCCGTGCTGCAACATCCTCCTACGCCGCTGCTGTAAAGAGCCTCGGCCATGACATCGAACGTATCACTGTGTCCCGTTCGTCAATCCACCGGGCCAGAGTCAAGAACCGTGAAGAGATTGCCATGTCTCTCTCTTTCAAGCCTGAAGTCCCTTGGTGCTGCATTGGGACGGCAAGTTGTCACCCAGTCTAG